One window of the Carassius auratus strain Wakin unplaced genomic scaffold, ASM336829v1 scaf_tig00217031, whole genome shotgun sequence genome contains the following:
- the LOC113099775 gene encoding zinc finger protein 883-like isoform X1: MSQVPSSGFNGEMLSMKAQVDVVCCKSVGTDLSMLDIEDFITEISQLKKAVASLEAKLRERGDKLNREDVEQVWVRETDGTEAQDSVWSVRDQRSRDTQDSELSLTLLCYTDAQDHESTDQTSDCNAGEQQMLQTPLKMCSVKLVDCRNLIESRGEETTAEKQQQHTDEEEEEEENNGEEDEDGDDCTENNDDDVDDGDFVPSDNNTGSSSDGETASTSKDQKTKKSCGKTFSKQCNLTRHARKKKHTAQNDYSCKICNISFPTFKERTVHSKEHSVKKEFHCEQCGKDFFTTLYNYRAHIKTHEGSKIKSLQCNECKKFFRDKRDLSVHMRIHTGEKPYQCAHCEKCFSLGSNLKKHLLTHSNERPYKCNECGKPFRKSASLKLHLKKHFDKPYQCPHCEMSFSLRSDLMNHLLTQGDKNPYQCSECGKHFISSASLKLHQKMHSDDKPYQCSHCEKRFRNSDHCKTHERIHTGEKPYLCSDCGKSFASAFAFKVHQRIHTGERPYPCSDCGKSFYKLSDLKVHKRTHTGEKPFKCSLCDKTFARASAKNVHERIHTGEKPYCCSICGERFAFKWVFQTHKKKHTAPESS, from the exons ATGTCACAGGTACCATCATCTGGATTCAACGGGGAG atgttGAGCATGAAAGCGCAGGTGGATGTGGTCTGCTGTAAATCAGTAGGAACTGATCTGTCCATGCTGGATATTGaggatttcatcacagaaatctCTCAGCTGAAGAAAGCGGTGGCTTCACTGGAGGCAAagctgagagaaagaggagacaaaCTGAACAGAGAG GATGTGGAGCAGGTTTGGGTGCGTGAGACTGATGGGACAGAAGCTCAGGATTCAGTCTGGAgcgtcagagatcagagatccagagacacacaggactcagagctcagcctcactttactctgttatactgacgctcaggatcatgaatccactgatcaaacctctgactgtaacgctggagaacagcagatgctgcagacgccgctgaagatgtgctccgtcaaactggtggactgcaggaacctgatcgagagcagaggagaagaaaccaccgcagagaaacaacaacaacacactgatgaggaagaggaggaggaggagaataaTGGGGAGGAAGATGAAGATGGTGATGATTGTACTgagaataatgatgatgatgttgatgatggtGACTTTGTTCCTTCAG ATAACAATACTGGTTCATCTTCTGATGGAGAAACTGCATCTACATCGAAAGaccaaaagacaaagaagagtTGTGGAAAAACATTCAGCAAACAGTGTAATTTAACAAGACATgccagaaagaaaaaacacactgCACAGAATGACTACAGCTGCAAGATCTGCAACATCAGTTTTCCGACCTTCAAAGAGAGAACCGTTCATTCAAAAGAGCACAGCGTGAAGAAGGAGTTTCACTGCGAACAGTGCGGGAAGGATTTCTTCACAACTCTTTATAATTATAGAGCTCATATAAAGACACATGAAGGGTCAAAAATAAAGTCTCTTCAGTGCAATGAATGTAAAAAGTTTTTCCGGGACAAACGAGATCTTTCTGTTCATATGAGAATTCACACGGGTGAAAAACCATATCAGTGTGCTCACTGCGAGAAGTGCTTTAGCCTGGGATCTAATCTGAAGAAACATCTACTTACACACAGTAATGAGAGACCGTATAAGTGCAATGAATGTGGAAAACCTTTTAGAAAATCAGCTTCTCTAAAGTTACACCTAAAAAAACACTTTGATAAACCGTATCAGTGCCCTCACTGCGAGATGAGCTTCAGTCTCAGATCAGATCTGATGAACCATCTACTCACGCAAGGCGATAAAAATCCGTATCAGTGCAGTGAATGTGGAAAACATTTTATAAGCTCAGCTTCTCTGAAGTTACACCAAAAAATGCACTCTGATGACAAACCGTatcagtgttcacactgtgagaaACGTTTCCGTAATTCAGATCACTGTAAAAcccatgagaggattcacaccggagagaaaccgtacCTGTGCTCTGACTGTGGGAAGAGCTTCGCTAGTGCATTTGCTTTCAAAGTTCATCAGAGAATTCACACCGGAGAAAGACCTTATCCTTGTAGTGATTGTGGAAAGAGTTTCTATAAGCTAAGTGACTTAAAAGTGCACAAGAGGACTCATACAGGAGAAAAACCTTTTAAATGCTCACTTTGTGACAAGACTTTTGCTCGAGCAAGTGCCAAGAATGTCCATGAACGAATAcatacaggagagaaaccttactGCTGCTCCATCTGCGGAGAGAGATTCGCTTTTAAATGGGTTTTTCAGACCCACAAGAAGAAGCACACTGCTCCAGAATCATCATAG
- the LOC113099775 gene encoding zinc finger protein 883-like isoform X2 codes for MLSMKAQVDVVCCKSVGTDLSMLDIEDFITEISQLKKAVASLEAKLRERGDKLNREDVEQVWVRETDGTEAQDSVWSVRDQRSRDTQDSELSLTLLCYTDAQDHESTDQTSDCNAGEQQMLQTPLKMCSVKLVDCRNLIESRGEETTAEKQQQHTDEEEEEEENNGEEDEDGDDCTENNDDDVDDGDFVPSDNNTGSSSDGETASTSKDQKTKKSCGKTFSKQCNLTRHARKKKHTAQNDYSCKICNISFPTFKERTVHSKEHSVKKEFHCEQCGKDFFTTLYNYRAHIKTHEGSKIKSLQCNECKKFFRDKRDLSVHMRIHTGEKPYQCAHCEKCFSLGSNLKKHLLTHSNERPYKCNECGKPFRKSASLKLHLKKHFDKPYQCPHCEMSFSLRSDLMNHLLTQGDKNPYQCSECGKHFISSASLKLHQKMHSDDKPYQCSHCEKRFRNSDHCKTHERIHTGEKPYLCSDCGKSFASAFAFKVHQRIHTGERPYPCSDCGKSFYKLSDLKVHKRTHTGEKPFKCSLCDKTFARASAKNVHERIHTGEKPYCCSICGERFAFKWVFQTHKKKHTAPESS; via the exons atgttGAGCATGAAAGCGCAGGTGGATGTGGTCTGCTGTAAATCAGTAGGAACTGATCTGTCCATGCTGGATATTGaggatttcatcacagaaatctCTCAGCTGAAGAAAGCGGTGGCTTCACTGGAGGCAAagctgagagaaagaggagacaaaCTGAACAGAGAG GATGTGGAGCAGGTTTGGGTGCGTGAGACTGATGGGACAGAAGCTCAGGATTCAGTCTGGAgcgtcagagatcagagatccagagacacacaggactcagagctcagcctcactttactctgttatactgacgctcaggatcatgaatccactgatcaaacctctgactgtaacgctggagaacagcagatgctgcagacgccgctgaagatgtgctccgtcaaactggtggactgcaggaacctgatcgagagcagaggagaagaaaccaccgcagagaaacaacaacaacacactgatgaggaagaggaggaggaggagaataaTGGGGAGGAAGATGAAGATGGTGATGATTGTACTgagaataatgatgatgatgttgatgatggtGACTTTGTTCCTTCAG ATAACAATACTGGTTCATCTTCTGATGGAGAAACTGCATCTACATCGAAAGaccaaaagacaaagaagagtTGTGGAAAAACATTCAGCAAACAGTGTAATTTAACAAGACATgccagaaagaaaaaacacactgCACAGAATGACTACAGCTGCAAGATCTGCAACATCAGTTTTCCGACCTTCAAAGAGAGAACCGTTCATTCAAAAGAGCACAGCGTGAAGAAGGAGTTTCACTGCGAACAGTGCGGGAAGGATTTCTTCACAACTCTTTATAATTATAGAGCTCATATAAAGACACATGAAGGGTCAAAAATAAAGTCTCTTCAGTGCAATGAATGTAAAAAGTTTTTCCGGGACAAACGAGATCTTTCTGTTCATATGAGAATTCACACGGGTGAAAAACCATATCAGTGTGCTCACTGCGAGAAGTGCTTTAGCCTGGGATCTAATCTGAAGAAACATCTACTTACACACAGTAATGAGAGACCGTATAAGTGCAATGAATGTGGAAAACCTTTTAGAAAATCAGCTTCTCTAAAGTTACACCTAAAAAAACACTTTGATAAACCGTATCAGTGCCCTCACTGCGAGATGAGCTTCAGTCTCAGATCAGATCTGATGAACCATCTACTCACGCAAGGCGATAAAAATCCGTATCAGTGCAGTGAATGTGGAAAACATTTTATAAGCTCAGCTTCTCTGAAGTTACACCAAAAAATGCACTCTGATGACAAACCGTatcagtgttcacactgtgagaaACGTTTCCGTAATTCAGATCACTGTAAAAcccatgagaggattcacaccggagagaaaccgtacCTGTGCTCTGACTGTGGGAAGAGCTTCGCTAGTGCATTTGCTTTCAAAGTTCATCAGAGAATTCACACCGGAGAAAGACCTTATCCTTGTAGTGATTGTGGAAAGAGTTTCTATAAGCTAAGTGACTTAAAAGTGCACAAGAGGACTCATACAGGAGAAAAACCTTTTAAATGCTCACTTTGTGACAAGACTTTTGCTCGAGCAAGTGCCAAGAATGTCCATGAACGAATAcatacaggagagaaaccttactGCTGCTCCATCTGCGGAGAGAGATTCGCTTTTAAATGGGTTTTTCAGACCCACAAGAAGAAGCACACTGCTCCAGAATCATCATAG